In Lacinutrix sp. Bg11-31, the DNA window TCGTTTTAAAGCATCTTTATTACTGTTAGAAAAAGCCGAAATACTTGCCGAAGATCTAGAAAGCACTCAAAAAATGATGTTTGATGTCAATATGGAACTAGGGAACTTCGATATTGCAAAATCTTACCTTGAAAAAGTAGTAGATTTAAATAGTTTCGATTACTTAATTAGAACAGCAAAATGGAACGATCACATTGGTAAGCTTGGTGCTGCAATTAAGTATATGGAAATGGCAATGGCTAAAGCAGAATCTTCAAATTTAGCAGGTTTAAAACAATGGTCTTATACCAATATTGCAGATTTTTATGGGCACGATGGGCAAATAAATAAATCTTACGAATACTTTTTAAAGGCCTTATTGCTTAACCCTAACGATGCTTATGCAAAAAAAGGAATTGCTTGGATTGTTTATTCTCACGAACGCAATCCAGAAGAAGCTCTTAGAATTTTAAACACAATTACAGAAAACTATAGTGCACCAGATTATTTTCTTTTAAAAGCAGAAATCTCTGAGTTTTTAAAAGATGAGGTGTCAAAAGAAAATTATATAGCAAATTATAACGAAGCAGTAAAAAATTCTCAATATGGAGAAATGTATAATGCTTACAATGCTAAATTATTTGCAGAAAACAATAAATTTGTAGATTCAGCAATAGCTATTGCGAATCGAGAAATTGAAAATAGAGCAACACCACAATCTTACGATTTGTTAGCTTGGTCTTTATATAATAATGGTGAAACTACAAAAGCTTTAGAGATTGTAAATGAGTTTATAATTAATAAAACTTACGAGCCAGAAGTACTATATCACGTTGCCGAAATATACAAGGCTAACGGATTAACAAAAGAATTACAACCATTAAAAGAAGAACTTCTTGGTGCAACTTATGAGTTAGGACCACTAATGGAAATAAAAATAAACCAATTATAAAAAATGAAAAACGTAAAGAGTATCCTGCAAATCGCATTATACTTTGTTTTTTTTCTAA includes these proteins:
- a CDS encoding lipopolysaccharide assembly protein LapB; this encodes MKTNLYLLLVLALLFNCKEVDKTVTNAKDYDVFLIAENKKLSNAKEEQLFWANKLEATPNQYPYLAKIASAETQLFAATGNIENLKNAEAYLLQLNQKTNQNKSGYLRALARNYISQHRFKASLLLLEKAEILAEDLESTQKMMFDVNMELGNFDIAKSYLEKVVDLNSFDYLIRTAKWNDHIGKLGAAIKYMEMAMAKAESSNLAGLKQWSYTNIADFYGHDGQINKSYEYFLKALLLNPNDAYAKKGIAWIVYSHERNPEEALRILNTITENYSAPDYFLLKAEISEFLKDEVSKENYIANYNEAVKNSQYGEMYNAYNAKLFAENNKFVDSAIAIANREIENRATPQSYDLLAWSLYNNGETTKALEIVNEFIINKTYEPEVLYHVAEIYKANGLTKELQPLKEELLGATYELGPLMEIKINQL